The Streptomyces sp. 11x1 genomic sequence CTTGAAATGCACACCGACGAAGAGGGCCCCGATCACGCAGCTGAGTGTTCCGGCCCGGACGAAGAGTTCTCCGCCGTCGGCGTCCGGCACCCCCGGCAGGTCCCAGCCCAGCCACCGCACGCACACCCACGCGTACGCCCATCCGGCCACCCCGAGGGCGGCGAAGGCCAGGGCGACCTTCCCGTTGGCCGAGGCGGGAAGGGAACGGAGGTCGGCCGCCACCCGTCGTACATCAAGGGGTTCCGCCTCTCCTCGGCGCGCCCTCAGATGCAGGTCGTGGAGGCCGAGGAACAGGAAGCCGATGAGGCCCATGGCCACCGAGGCGGTGAAGAGGGGACCGGTGAGGTGGTCGTCCCGACCCGCCGAGGTGAAGGTCCGCACCATGGACCAGCCCCCACGACGACGGTCAGGAGCGTGCAGGCGGTGTAGAGCCTGCCCCACGGCGAGGAGTGCAGGTGCGCGACGCGTCTTCGGATCATGCGGTCGTACAGTATCGGCCTCGGTTGTGCGGGAAAGGCGGGGGACGATGACGAAGCGGGGCGTTCTGCTGGGCTGGGGCGGGCTGGTGGTCCTGCTCGGGGTGGGTGTGGGCGTGTGGTGGGGCTGGTTCCGGGCGCCGTACGCGCTCGCCGACTCGCCCCGGGTCGACGTGACCGTGCGGGCCGCGAAGTCCGAGTACCCGGATGTGCGGGTGACCGCCGAGGACGTCGACACCCTGGTGCGGGTCTATGTCCAACGGCTCAAGGCCGGTGACGTGGAAGGGCTGATGGAGCTGGCCGGGCCCGCGTACGACGGCACCCGGGGTGCCGCCTACGAGCAGGTGCGGGAGTTCGGCGAGGGCGCGCGCGGGCCTGTCGAGGTCACCGTGCTGGAGGGAGACGTCGACTACTTCAACCCCGTCCGGCTGACGTACGACCGGACCGGCCAGGAGCAGGAGTTGCTGCTGGTCAAGGACGACGGGTACTGGTGGGTCGGACTGGGAGAGGGCGACCCGGCCGCGGGGATGTAGGGCGGAGGAGGGTCCGTCGCCGCGGGCCGGCGGGCCTACTTCTCGTACAGCCCCTCGATCTCCGTCGCGAAGGCCTTCTCCACGACCTCCCGCCGTAGCTTCATCGACGGCGTGAGGTGGCCCGCCTCCTCGCTGAAACCGTCGGGGACGATCGTGAACCGGCGGATGGACTCGGGGCGCGAGACCAGGCGGTTGGCCTCGTCCACCGCGCGTTGCAGGACGGCCCGCAGATCCGGGTCCTCGGCCAGGCGGTCGACGGGGGTGTCCTGCTTGGCGTTCATCTGGGACCAGTGGCTGATGCCCTCGGGGTCCAGGGTCAGCAGCGCGGTGACGTACGGGCGGCGGTCGCCGATCACCATGGCGTGGGCGATGAGGGGGTGGGAGCGCAGCCAGTTCTCCAGCGGCGCCGGGGCCACGTTCTTGCCGCTGTCGGTGACCAGGATCTCCTTCTTGCGGCCGGTGATCGTGAGGTAGCCCCCGTCGTCCAGGTGACCGATGTCGCCGGTGGCGAACCAGCCGTCGGGCCCTGCGGGGACTACACCGCCGGCCTGCGGGTCCCAGTAGCCGCGGAAGATCTGACCGCCGTGCAGCAGGATCTCTCCGTCGGCGGCTATCCGGACCCGGGTGCCGGGGAGGGGGCGGCCGACCGTGCCCAGACGGGGCCGGTCCGGCGGGGTCACGGTGACGGCGGCGGTCGTCTCCGTCATGCCGTAGCCCTCGAAGACGTCGATGCCCGCGCCCGCGTAGAAGGCGGCCAGCCGACGGCCGAGCGGGCTGCCGCCGGAGATGACGTAACGGACCCGGCCGCCCAGCGCCTTGCGGATGCGCCTGTAGACCAGCGGGTCGTAGAAGGTGCGGGCCGCCTTCAGGAAGGCGGACGGGCCGGGCCCGGTGCCGTGCTGCTCGGCTTCCAGGGCCTCGCCGTAGCGGCGGGCCACGGCCGAGGCTCGGTCGTACGAGGAGGCGCGGCCCATGCGTTCGGCGGAGGCCCGGGCCGTGTTGAAGACCTTCTCCAGCACATAGGGGATGACCAGCAGGAACGTCGGGCGGAAGGACTTGAGGTCGGCGAGGAGGTCCTCCGTGCGGAAGCTCGGCGAATGGCCGAGGCGCACCCTCGCCCGCATACAGCCGATCGCGACCATGCGGCCGAACACATGGGCGAGCGGGAGGAAGAGGAGGGTGGAGGCCTCCTCGTCCGTCTTCGCGCGGAAGATGGGGTAGAGCAGGTTGATCGCGTTGTCGACCTCGGCGTAGAAGTTGCCGTGGGTGAGCGCGCAGCCTTTGGGGCGGCCGGTCGTGCCCGAGGTGTAGATCAGGGTCGCGAGGGTGTCGGGGCCCAACACCCCACGCCGTACGGCCACTTCCTGGTCCGACACATCACGGCCCAGCTCGGCGAGCCGGTCCAGGTGCTTCTTCTCGAAGACCCACATATGGCGCAGGTCGGGGATGCGGTCGAGTTCGGGGCCGAGGGCGGCGGCCTGGGCGGCGGTCTCGACGGCGAGGGCCACCGCGCCCGAGTCCTGGAGGATCCAGCGGGTCTGGAAGACGGAGGAGGTGGGGTAGACGGGGACCGTGACCAGGCCCGCCGCCCAGGCCGCGAAGTCCAGGAGGGTCCACTCGTACGTCGTCCGCGCCATGATCGCGATCCGGTCGCCCGGCATGAGGCCCTCGGCGATCAGGCCCTTCGCCAGCGCGAGCACCTCG encodes the following:
- a CDS encoding AMP-dependent synthetase/ligase; the protein is MSNLESTEPALVETELKRLDGIVREAYVPALAAPVTYGSLADIPFDNATHAPDSVVLSRKHGGTDGEGDGRWRDVTAAAFAAEVLALAKGLIAEGLMPGDRIAIMARTTYEWTLLDFAAWAAGLVTVPVYPTSSVFQTRWILQDSGAVALAVETAAQAAALGPELDRIPDLRHMWVFEKKHLDRLAELGRDVSDQEVAVRRGVLGPDTLATLIYTSGTTGRPKGCALTHGNFYAEVDNAINLLYPIFRAKTDEEASTLLFLPLAHVFGRMVAIGCMRARVRLGHSPSFRTEDLLADLKSFRPTFLLVIPYVLEKVFNTARASAERMGRASSYDRASAVARRYGEALEAEQHGTGPGPSAFLKAARTFYDPLVYRRIRKALGGRVRYVISGGSPLGRRLAAFYAGAGIDVFEGYGMTETTAAVTVTPPDRPRLGTVGRPLPGTRVRIAADGEILLHGGQIFRGYWDPQAGGVVPAGPDGWFATGDIGHLDDGGYLTITGRKKEILVTDSGKNVAPAPLENWLRSHPLIAHAMVIGDRRPYVTALLTLDPEGISHWSQMNAKQDTPVDRLAEDPDLRAVLQRAVDEANRLVSRPESIRRFTIVPDGFSEEAGHLTPSMKLRREVVEKAFATEIEGLYEK